The genomic interval AAGGGGTGACCATCTCGCAAACGATTCAAGAGGCTCAAATGGTTTTTGCCAGTCCTTACTGTCCCAATGCCAAAAAAACTTTAGCCCAGCCCTTGGGAAAAGCTTGGAGCCTATATGAGAAAAGCCAGTTCAATAGAGGGGTCAAGTTTGCAAAAGTTAGTTTGTTGAATTGTCTCTCTTCTTCTTCTGAGCAAATAGGATGTTCTAACCAATACCAAGACGAGGTTTTGGAACAACAAAAGAAATTTCAAGACCAGATCCAGCGTATTCAGGCTTTCTTTAATGAATACCGATAGTTGATTCAATCATTCACTCAGTCCATTTTAAGGAGAACAATCATGAATAATCCTGTCAAATTTACGATCGCGATCGCCAGTGCCATCGCCGTTCAAGGTCTCATGCCGAACATTGCCCTAGCGGACTACGGAGCGATCGCCTATTCCCGAAATACTGGCCGCTGGGGAGCCTCCTGGCAACAGCTCTACAGTAGTTTAGCTAGAGACACAGCCGTACGATACTGCGATCGCCGAGATTGTGTAGTTGAAGCTCTAATCGAAAACACCTGTGGCGCTCTAGCTCGCAAACGCAATAATACTCAAGTTGTTGCCACTGGATTCAGCGATCGCCGCGATCAAGCCGGAAACCGCGCTCTGCAAGCCTGCGGAAGCGACTGTCAGTTAGTCACAACTGTGTGTAGCAACTCAGACAACTAGCTCCATCAATCGATGATATTAATCATGTGATTCGATATTTTGCCCTCTCCCACGGAAGAAACTTTTCCTCCCCTTCTCGCACAGGAGAAGGGGTTGGGGGATGAGGGTAAATGTTTCGGCTGTGGCCGACAGGAAGGGAATTTATTTAGAAATGATATGTTTAAGATTGGCGATCGCCAAATCGCTCCAGCAACTCCTCACGGGATAACTGCAAACACAAAGGCATAAACTCATCCGGAGACAAGAGCAACAAAGCGTCAATGATGCCCAAAAGCGCCTCATCTAACTCACCAAACCGAGTTCGTAATAAGGCTTCAATCATCAAGCGCTGTCCCCGTTCAATCCCCCGTTCAATCCCCCGTTCAAT from Roseofilum capinflatum BLCC-M114 carries:
- a CDS encoding DUF4189 domain-containing protein — encoded protein: MNNPVKFTIAIASAIAVQGLMPNIALADYGAIAYSRNTGRWGASWQQLYSSLARDTAVRYCDRRDCVVEALIENTCGALARKRNNTQVVATGFSDRRDQAGNRALQACGSDCQLVTTVCSNSDN